From Algoriphagus sp. NG3, the proteins below share one genomic window:
- a CDS encoding Ig-like domain-containing protein codes for MQKKNTIVLLYLFSGLIFGYNCLANSPVLSNSNNVNIISANFPDSIGDELDERNKTTASDPKDFIIRRKVDFDDHPIGYYTYFQFKSDWKSGNLQLPNTTQIRSVDGKKVLANYYPKGTWGKGGGLNQWVDFRDTPDDITEIYWTFRIKYQDDFDWGLGNKLPGVSFGTVQTVASGGDGPNIRNKGSSLRLVQKKDGKLGVYVYHHKMPGKYGDGMGAGSFGQLKKGQWQELTVRVVANQIGKSNGIMQVWLDGVLVASVQNIEMRTSASPQTIRGLALHTFMGGADARFAPDKNQFMWMDDIHYWQYSNEFLAENTSVSRGLQLHPASHKLYTPISGAPEEKPNIAPRVNITSPKANDQFKQGDNISITVDPSDFSNSVAKVDFYNGNTLLGTETTSPFSFVWTNLPAGNISLTAKATDSKGSSTVSAAVNIKVGDIVNTEPEIDVGAGLLQGLVAFYEMNTNSSGALRDSHGQNHGTNKLISHVNGFNEKGNRYDGNSSISSVPHSDGLNLTTEFTLMADIFRQGDGQEGASIIIGKTFSAAWPQNQAYSISVTKDNKIRIRTNTSGLKDWVSTQTVPFGKWLRVIATYKSGEGYSLYFDSTVPEKSAKISGTIAKSNQELTIGTASLKKNAANRRRFEGVLDNVGIWNRQLSKDEIARLITSKITYPDFGDLQEASEIRIISPVQNSQFDALSDIQIEIESENNVSKIEKVELFHGTKLITTLDAGTINYTWKNAPLGQYSIKARAFYDNGAFVESAPVTINVVKEENVSSKPETGTGLLQGLVAFYEMNTNSSGALRDSHGQNHGTNNLISHVNGFNEKGNRYDGNSSISSVPHSDGLNLTTEFTLMADIFRQGDGQESASIIMGKTFSAAWPQNQTYSMSVTKDNKIRIRTNTSGLKDWVSTQTVPFGKWVRVIATYKSGEGYSLYFDSTVPEKSAKISGTIAKSNQELTIGTASLKNNAANRRRFEGVLDNVGIWNRQLSQDEIAKLITSKITYPDFKGIEFYRITMTTATEEISGEITVLSDSTKAEAGEKLIFLVEEEEGVIFDHWSVDEVQVGNFALYELDMPGKDITLTKHFRTFVAPEISIVLPGQKSEFAAFSEVPIELEIKSNDAKIEKVELFNGEDLVGQLTQDSSRLDWKNIPEGNHQLVGRITDSNGKTYFSDPVVLKAVGNQSKDIPNVLLEYVIGPNPTTDYLNVIFSNLDGVYDFEFRIVSMNGVAQKSFNASPKESTAILDVSDLNNGVYVLHLIGNGHNLSSKKFIKL; via the coding sequence ATGCAAAAAAAAAATACCATCGTATTATTATATCTATTTTCAGGATTAATATTTGGATATAATTGTTTAGCTAATTCTCCCGTTTTATCCAATTCTAATAATGTAAACATTATTAGTGCCAATTTTCCTGACTCGATAGGTGACGAATTAGATGAAAGAAATAAAACCACCGCTTCAGACCCCAAAGATTTCATTATCAGGAGAAAAGTAGATTTTGATGATCATCCAATTGGTTATTATACTTATTTCCAGTTCAAATCAGATTGGAAAAGCGGAAATTTACAATTACCTAATACAACCCAAATAAGATCTGTCGATGGAAAGAAAGTTTTGGCAAACTATTATCCTAAAGGCACCTGGGGTAAAGGAGGGGGATTAAATCAATGGGTGGATTTTAGGGATACTCCTGATGATATAACTGAAATCTATTGGACGTTTAGAATTAAATACCAAGATGATTTTGATTGGGGGCTAGGAAATAAGCTTCCTGGAGTCTCATTCGGAACTGTCCAAACTGTTGCTAGTGGAGGAGATGGCCCTAACATACGTAATAAAGGCTCAAGCTTAAGATTAGTGCAAAAGAAAGATGGTAAACTTGGTGTATATGTTTACCACCATAAAATGCCTGGTAAGTATGGGGATGGTATGGGAGCCGGCTCTTTTGGACAATTGAAAAAAGGGCAATGGCAGGAGTTGACGGTCCGTGTGGTTGCCAATCAAATAGGAAAATCTAACGGGATCATGCAAGTTTGGTTGGATGGGGTTTTGGTTGCGTCAGTACAGAATATTGAAATGAGGACATCTGCAAGTCCCCAAACAATCAGAGGATTGGCCCTACATACATTTATGGGCGGAGCAGATGCAAGATTTGCTCCCGATAAAAACCAGTTCATGTGGATGGACGACATACATTATTGGCAGTATAGCAATGAATTTCTGGCTGAAAACACTTCTGTTTCTAGAGGACTTCAACTCCATCCTGCTTCGCACAAATTATATACTCCAATCTCAGGTGCTCCAGAGGAAAAACCTAACATTGCCCCAAGGGTAAACATTACTTCACCGAAAGCTAATGATCAGTTTAAACAGGGTGACAACATCTCCATAACAGTTGATCCTTCTGACTTCAGTAACTCGGTTGCTAAAGTCGATTTTTACAATGGAAACACTTTGTTGGGAACTGAAACCACTTCCCCGTTCAGCTTCGTCTGGACAAATCTTCCAGCAGGAAACATCTCTTTGACTGCAAAAGCAACTGATAGTAAAGGAAGTTCAACCGTTTCAGCGGCAGTAAATATCAAAGTCGGTGATATAGTTAATACGGAACCCGAAATAGATGTGGGAGCAGGATTACTGCAAGGATTAGTTGCCTTTTACGAGATGAACACCAATTCTTCGGGTGCTCTCAGGGATTCCCATGGCCAAAACCATGGAACCAACAAACTGATCAGCCATGTCAATGGTTTTAATGAAAAAGGGAACAGGTATGACGGGAATTCCTCGATATCCAGTGTTCCACACAGCGATGGTCTGAACCTTACCACTGAGTTTACCTTGATGGCCGATATTTTCAGGCAGGGAGATGGCCAGGAGGGTGCCAGTATCATTATAGGTAAAACATTTTCAGCTGCTTGGCCTCAGAATCAGGCATACTCAATCTCGGTTACAAAGGATAATAAAATAAGAATCAGGACAAATACTTCTGGCCTCAAGGATTGGGTTTCTACCCAGACAGTTCCCTTTGGAAAATGGTTGAGGGTAATTGCTACGTACAAATCAGGTGAAGGGTATAGTTTGTATTTTGATAGTACCGTGCCTGAAAAATCTGCTAAGATTTCAGGAACAATTGCCAAATCAAACCAGGAATTGACAATAGGTACAGCTTCATTAAAAAAGAATGCGGCAAACCGCAGAAGGTTTGAGGGTGTCTTGGATAATGTGGGGATCTGGAACAGACAGCTTTCAAAGGATGAAATCGCAAGACTTATCACCTCAAAAATCACTTATCCTGATTTTGGAGACCTACAGGAGGCTTCAGAAATCCGGATAATTTCACCAGTTCAAAATTCCCAATTTGATGCATTGAGTGATATTCAAATTGAAATTGAGTCAGAGAACAATGTCAGTAAAATCGAAAAAGTTGAGCTTTTCCATGGAACGAAACTGATTACCACGTTGGATGCAGGTACTATCAATTACACCTGGAAGAACGCCCCTCTTGGCCAATATAGTATTAAAGCAAGAGCATTCTACGACAATGGAGCATTCGTTGAGTCGGCTCCTGTTACCATTAATGTCGTTAAGGAAGAAAATGTTTCATCTAAGCCAGAAACTGGAACAGGATTACTGCAAGGATTGGTTGCCTTTTACGAGATGAACACCAATTCTTCGGGTGCTCTCAGGGATTCCCATGGCCAAAACCATGGAACCAACAACCTGATCAGCCATGTCAATGGTTTTAATGAAAAAGGGAACAGGTATGACGGGAATTCCTCGATATCCAGTGTTCCACACAGCGATGGTCTGAACCTTACCACTGAGTTTACCTTGATGGCCGATATTTTCCGGCAGGGAGATGGTCAGGAGAGTGCCAGTATCATTATGGGTAAAACATTTTCAGCTGCTTGGCCTCAGAACCAGACATACTCAATGTCGGTCACAAAGGATAATAAAATAAGGATCAGAACAAATACTTCTGGCCTCAAGGATTGGGTTTCTACCCAGACCGTTCCCTTTGGAAAATGGGTGAGGGTAATTGCTACGTACAAATCAGGTGAAGGGTATAGTTTGTATTTTGATAGTACCGTGCCTGAAAAATCTGCTAAGATTTCAGGAACAATTGCCAAATCAAACCAGGAATTGACAATAGGTACAGCTTCATTAAAAAATAATGCGGCAAACCGCAGGAGGTTTGAAGGTGTCTTGGATAATGTGGGAATCTGGAACAGACAGCTTTCCCAGGATGAAATCGCAAAACTTATCACCTCCAAAATCACTTACCCTGATTTTAAGGGTATTGAATTCTATAGAATTACAATGACAACCGCTACTGAAGAAATATCGGGTGAAATCACTGTTTTGTCGGATTCTACTAAAGCGGAAGCAGGTGAAAAACTGATATTCTTGGTTGAAGAAGAAGAAGGAGTCATATTTGATCACTGGAGTGTAGATGAGGTTCAGGTAGGCAACTTTGCTCTATACGAACTTGACATGCCGGGAAAAGATATCACCCTTACTAAACACTTCAGAACTTTTGTCGCTCCTGAAATCAGTATAGTTTTACCGGGTCAAAAATCTGAATTTGCAGCATTTAGTGAGGTTCCCATTGAGCTTGAAATAAAAAGCAATGATGCCAAAATCGAAAAAGTTGAACTCTTCAATGGGGAGGATCTAGTGGGTCAACTTACTCAAGATTCATCCCGGCTTGACTGGA